From a region of the Ischnura elegans unplaced genomic scaffold, ioIscEleg1.1, whole genome shotgun sequence genome:
- the LOC124173432 gene encoding histone H4-like yields the protein MDIGYKSPIKIERIDRSKQARFSHRDSSNMTGRGKGGKGLGKGGAKRHRKVLRDNIQGITKPAIRRLARRGGVKRISGLIYEETRGVLKVFLENVIRDAVTYTEHAKRKTVTAMDVVYALKRQGRTLYGFGG from the coding sequence ATGGATATTGGGTATAAAAGCCCCATCAAAATTGAGAGGATCGATCGATCGAAGCAAGCACGATTCTCTCACCGAGACAGCAGCAACATGACCGGACGAGGCAAGGGAGGAAAAGGCTTGGGGAAAGGAGGCGCCAAGCGTCATCGCAAGGTTCTTCGCGACAACATCCAGGGCATCACCAAGCCGGCCATTCGCCGTCTGGCCCGCCGCGGAGGTGTCAAGCGTATCTCCGGACTCATCTACGAGGAGACCCGCGGTGTCCTCAAGGTGTTCCTTGAGAACGTGATCCGTGACGCCGTCACCTACACCGAACACGCCAAGAGGAAGACCGTGACCGCCATGGACGTCGTGTACGCCCTCAAGCGCCAGGGACGCACCCTGTACGGATTCGGTGGTTAG
- the LOC124173419 gene encoding histone H2A yields the protein MSGRGKGGKVKGKSKSRSSRAGLQFPVGRIHRLLRKGNYAERVGAGAPVYLAAVMEYLAAEVLELAGNAARDNKKTRIIPRHLQLAIRNDEELNKLLSGVTIAQGGVLPNIQAVLLPKKTEKKA from the coding sequence ATGTCTGGACGCGGAAAAGGAGGCAAAGTCAAGGGAAAGTCCAAGTCCCGTTCCAGCAGGGCCGGACTTCAGTTCCCCGTGGGACGTATCCACCGTCTGCTCCGCAAGGGCAACTACGCCGAGCGCGTTGGTGCCGGTGCCCCCGTGTACCTCGCCGCCGTCATGGAGTACCTGGCCGCCGAAGTCCTGGAATTGGCAGGCAACGCTGCCCGTGACAACAAGAAGACGAGGATCATTCCCCGTCATCTTCAGCTGGCCATCCGCAACGACGAGGAGTTGAACAAGCTCCTGTCTGGCGTCACCATCGCCCAGGGTGGTGTCTTGCCCAACATCCAGGCCGTGCTTCTGCCCAAGAAGACCGAGAAGAAGGCTTAA
- the LOC124173424 gene encoding histone H2B, protein MPPKTSGKAAKKAGKAQKNISKGDKKKKRRRKESYAIYIYKVLKQVHPDTGISSKAMNIMNSFVNDIFERIAAEASRLAHYNKRSTITSREVQTAVRLLLPGELAKHAVSEGTKAVTKYTSSK, encoded by the coding sequence ATGCCACCCAAGACTAGCGGAAAGGCTGCCAAGAAGGCCGGCAAGGCCCAGAAGAACATCTCCAAGGGAGACAAGAAGAAGAAGCGCAGGAGGAAGGAGAGCtacgcaatctacatctacaaggtcTTGAAGCAGGTCCACCCTGACACCGGTATCTCCTCCAAGGCCATGAACATCATGAACTCCTTCGTCAACGACATCTTCGAGAGGATCGCCGCCGAGGCTTCCCGTCTCGCTCATTACAACAAGCGCTCCACCATCACCTCCAGGGAGGTGCAGACCGCCGTCAGGCTCCTGCTCCCCGGTGAACTGGCCAAGCACGCCGTGTCTGAGGGCACCAAGGCTGTGACCAAGTACACCAGCTCCAAGTAA